A genomic stretch from Syntrophales bacterium includes:
- a CDS encoding tetratricopeptide repeat protein, which produces MQNLIVITTIGFLLFGIYKRELRISHAILVVGAIFLLTRHSRFTCEFTLLSLPLLRHIIPLLSKAFVIPSRVICVLLPVVLVIMPYCIYHGVLGDRPHYPLSPSNLPTGVSRFLNQHSLSGNILNDPNTGGYLQWTLSDRYRIYMDMQMSIFNDLDLALVEHSFTDKHAFASFIKKYDPSFITVSLNRTSFKDIINTQEQYCPVFFDHAEVLYVNRNHYREVADKYELKLIDPFIYWKTLYANESATSILEISNEAKRMRSEDPSNFRVNHILSSLSVTRGEYREALEYAKQIIKYYPEQYQGYALMGDALFGTKEYHEAIVHYKMALAMGAQKQSDKVYWNLYASYYNIREYKKAYIVLMKYVNPFSPEATYEEIYQLAISAALLGKKNEALLFFKIASMKIPDNENILKVKVDDYIKQLTNDDK; this is translated from the coding sequence ATGCAAAACCTGATTGTTATTACCACTATTGGTTTTCTGCTTTTTGGAATTTATAAAAGGGAACTGCGCATTAGTCATGCAATTCTCGTTGTTGGTGCAATTTTCTTGTTGACTAGGCATTCGAGATTCACATGTGAATTCACATTATTGTCCTTACCACTACTTCGCCATATAATCCCTTTGTTATCAAAAGCATTTGTTATTCCAAGCAGGGTCATTTGTGTCTTACTTCCTGTAGTATTAGTAATTATGCCTTATTGCATTTATCATGGTGTTTTAGGAGATCGTCCACACTACCCTCTATCACCGTCAAATCTTCCTACAGGTGTAAGTCGTTTTTTAAATCAGCATTCTCTCAGTGGTAATATACTCAATGATCCCAATACAGGTGGTTATTTACAATGGACCTTAAGTGATAGATATCGAATATATATGGATATGCAAATGTCGATTTTTAATGATCTTGATTTGGCACTCGTTGAACACTCATTTACTGATAAACATGCATTTGCGTCATTTATTAAGAAGTACGATCCTTCATTCATAACGGTTTCACTCAACAGGACATCTTTTAAGGATATCATTAATACTCAGGAACAATACTGCCCAGTTTTTTTTGATCACGCTGAAGTACTATATGTCAATAGGAACCATTATAGAGAAGTCGCGGATAAATACGAATTGAAACTCATCGATCCATTTATTTACTGGAAAACTCTTTACGCAAACGAATCTGCAACTAGCATTTTAGAAATATCTAACGAGGCTAAAAGAATGCGCTCTGAAGATCCATCTAATTTTAGAGTTAATCACATTCTTTCAAGTCTTTCGGTTACACGCGGCGAGTATAGAGAAGCGTTGGAGTACGCAAAACAGATAATTAAGTATTACCCAGAGCAATATCAGGGATATGCATTGATGGGTGATGCATTATTTGGTACGAAAGAATATCATGAAGCTATTGTACATTATAAAATGGCACTTGCTATGGGGGCCCAAAAGCAATCTGACAAAGTATATTGGAATCTGTATGCATCATATTATAATATTAGAGAATATAAAAAGGCTTATATTGTTCTAATGAAATACGTTAATCCTTTCTCGCCAGAAGCCACATACGAAGAAATATATCAATTAGCAATCTCTGCTGCCTTATTAGGCAAGAAGAATGAGGCATTACTATTTTTCAAAATAGCTAGTATGAAAATCCCAGATAATGAAAATATACTAAAGGTCAAGGTTGATGATTATATAAAGCAGCTTACCAATGATGATAAGTGA
- a CDS encoding glycosyltransferase family 2 protein has product MTEKKINNPDISIVIPVYGSDSTLINLYVRLVASMVIIPASFEIIFVDDCGPGNPWDLISEMARNDSRVIGIRLTKNFGQHNAIMAGVDVARGSWLVIMDCDLQDRPEEIPRLFKKAQEGYDIVAGQRINRRDSYFKRLFSRAYHRLFGYMTNQKSDETQSSFGIYSRRAVDAVKSLPEQPRIFPLLVRWFAFKTTAIEIQHDERTEGKSSYNYDRRLSLAIDTIVSYSEKPLILFIKSGFVMSFAAFCYGVWLVIRYFILGQIIAGWTSVMVSMFFLSGVILFGMGVVGVYIGKILNQVKGRPPYVVNERTTLSFLCNVFNDEKK; this is encoded by the coding sequence ATGACAGAGAAGAAAATCAATAATCCAGATATATCTATTGTGATTCCCGTATATGGGTCCGATAGCACTTTAATCAACCTATATGTGCGGCTTGTGGCTTCTATGGTAATAATTCCAGCATCATTTGAAATAATATTTGTTGACGATTGTGGTCCTGGAAACCCGTGGGATCTAATAAGCGAAATGGCGAGAAATGATTCAAGAGTCATTGGCATAAGACTTACGAAAAACTTTGGACAACACAATGCAATAATGGCGGGTGTCGATGTGGCACGAGGTAGTTGGCTTGTGATAATGGATTGCGACCTACAAGATAGACCTGAAGAAATTCCACGTCTTTTTAAAAAAGCTCAGGAAGGATATGATATCGTTGCTGGTCAGAGGATAAATAGACGTGACAGTTATTTTAAACGATTATTCTCAAGAGCATATCATCGCCTTTTCGGCTATATGACCAATCAAAAAAGTGATGAAACTCAATCATCCTTTGGCATTTACTCTCGAAGAGCGGTAGATGCCGTTAAATCATTACCTGAACAACCACGAATATTTCCACTACTCGTTCGTTGGTTTGCTTTTAAAACGACAGCAATCGAGATACAACATGACGAACGTACAGAGGGAAAGTCTAGCTATAATTACGACAGACGTTTATCCCTTGCAATCGATACGATTGTCTCTTACTCTGAAAAACCACTTATACTATTTATTAAGAGTGGATTTGTAATGTCTTTCGCAGCTTTCTGCTATGGGGTGTGGCTCGTTATTCGATACTTTATACTCGGGCAGATTATCGCTGGGTGGACTAGTGTTATGGTATCAATGTTTTTCTTATCGGGCGTAATCCTGTTTGGAATGGGCGTAGTAGGCGTATATATTGGGAAAATACTCAATCAAGTCAAGGGAAGACCACCGTATGTGGTGAATGAACGGACTACATTATCGTTTCTATGTAATGTGTTTAATGATGAGAAAAAATAA
- a CDS encoding ATP-grasp domain-containing protein — MMRKNKLLIAGGGYADIPLILSAKKLGYYVITSGNRPDELGHKYSDEYYSADFSDREAILRLAASLNVSAICACCNDFSALSSSYAAEKLGLPGHDTYNVAKIIHHKDRYREFAKKAGITTPLAKGFKRKKDALLWTETLTLPVIVKPVDLTGGKGISEIRQMDDAEKAIDSAFKISKIKRIVIEEFIVGTRHGFSVFLVDGRVVFFFSDNEHYYLNPYLVSAASVPSIVPKEVEKKLCAVAEKISSILSLKTGIFHMQYILRGDDPIIIEICRRAPGDLYIKLVEHATGIDYPSWIVRASSGLDCSGLTHSEPKGFFIRHCVMASRTGTLKNILIHSSIRNMIIDKQMWWKPGDLVTDVNTTKFGIVFIQLSSKEEMIRTAEYLPELIIAVIN; from the coding sequence ATGATGAGAAAAAATAAACTACTAATTGCTGGTGGTGGTTACGCCGATATTCCATTAATACTATCTGCAAAGAAACTCGGTTATTATGTCATTACCAGTGGTAATCGTCCAGACGAATTAGGACATAAATATTCGGATGAATACTATTCTGCCGATTTTTCTGATCGTGAGGCAATCCTTCGATTGGCAGCTAGTTTAAATGTGTCCGCTATCTGCGCTTGCTGCAATGACTTTTCAGCTCTCTCATCATCATATGCTGCAGAAAAATTGGGATTGCCAGGCCATGATACATATAACGTTGCGAAAATAATTCATCACAAAGATCGATATCGAGAATTTGCAAAAAAAGCTGGTATCACGACACCTCTTGCAAAGGGTTTTAAAAGGAAGAAGGATGCTTTATTATGGACTGAAACACTAACGCTCCCAGTTATTGTTAAACCTGTGGACTTGACAGGGGGTAAAGGTATATCAGAGATTAGGCAAATGGATGATGCAGAAAAGGCAATTGATAGCGCATTTAAAATATCAAAAATAAAGCGAATTGTTATTGAGGAATTCATTGTTGGTACTCGACATGGCTTTTCTGTTTTTTTGGTAGATGGACGAGTAGTATTTTTCTTTTCGGACAATGAACATTATTATTTAAATCCATATTTGGTTTCTGCTGCGTCTGTTCCAAGCATTGTTCCAAAGGAAGTAGAAAAGAAATTATGTGCTGTGGCGGAGAAAATATCATCTATTTTGTCATTAAAGACGGGCATATTTCACATGCAATATATTCTTCGTGGTGATGACCCTATAATTATCGAAATCTGTCGCCGTGCACCGGGAGACCTATATATTAAGCTTGTCGAACATGCAACGGGTATAGATTACCCATCATGGATAGTAAGGGCTTCATCTGGATTGGATTGTTCCGGGTTGACGCACTCCGAACCTAAAGGTTTCTTTATTCGACATTGTGTCATGGCGTCTCGCACGGGCACACTCAAAAACATATTAATTCATTCTTCGATTCGAAATATGATTATCGATAAGCAAATGTGGTGGAAACCTGGCGATTTGGTTACTGATGTGAACACAACAAAATTTGGAATCGTATTCATTCAATTAAGCTCTAAAGAAGAAATGATAAGAACGGCTGAATATCTTCCGGAGCTAATTATTGCAGTAATAAATTGA
- a CDS encoding SDR family NAD(P)-dependent oxidoreductase, with the protein MIKNKVAIITGGSRGIGRAIARKYAENGASLLLVALHRERLLRAQEEICKISKYVDILPGDIAEPSFSQSIVTRTIELFGTIDVLVNCAGIITRTPVDHLGLEEWHRVINVNLHGAFYLSQAVLPIFCAKKAGKIINITSQMAKLPHPNASPSYEVSKAGLVSLTRHLAFHYARYNICVNAIAPGSIDTDLPKSMTIEARQRLRKAIPLGRLGEPEEVGELAVFLASNRSDYITGATINISGGSLMD; encoded by the coding sequence ATGATAAAGAATAAAGTTGCTATTATTACAGGAGGATCACGGGGAATTGGACGTGCTATAGCGAGAAAATATGCTGAGAATGGCGCCTCGCTACTCCTTGTTGCTTTACATCGGGAGCGACTTCTGCGTGCGCAAGAAGAAATTTGCAAAATTAGCAAATATGTCGACATATTACCAGGAGATATAGCTGAACCATCCTTTTCTCAAAGTATCGTTACACGTACCATCGAACTATTTGGTACAATAGATGTGTTAGTGAATTGCGCTGGAATAATAACCAGAACTCCTGTTGATCATCTTGGCTTGGAGGAGTGGCATCGTGTGATCAATGTTAATCTGCATGGTGCATTTTATCTCTCACAAGCCGTACTGCCCATCTTTTGTGCAAAAAAGGCCGGGAAGATAATAAATATCACATCACAAATGGCGAAACTCCCACACCCAAATGCGTCACCGAGCTATGAAGTATCAAAAGCAGGACTGGTATCGTTAACGCGGCACCTCGCTTTCCATTACGCAAGGTATAATATTTGTGTGAATGCTATTGCGCCTGGTTCAATAGATACTGATTTGCCAAAGAGTATGACCATTGAAGCAAGACAAAGATTAAGGAAAGCGATTCCGTTAGGACGATTAGGTGAACCAGAGGAGGTTGGTGAACTAGCGGTATTCTTAGCATCTAATAGATCAGATTATATTACGGGTGCTACAATTAATATTAGTGGTGGATCGTTGATGGACTAG
- the istB gene encoding IS21-like element helper ATPase IstB, translating into MTPLARIQENLRHLRLHRIQNLLENSLEEASRNNLSYTDFLDQMLSQEVAAKMEKNVSMRTTMARFPFVKTLESFDFAFQPSIDKKKIKELASCRFIANGENIILLGPPGVGKTHLAVALGLKAVSEGYRTYFTQATPLVASLTKAYAENRFEEKLKLYCQSKLLIIDEIGYIPIDRHGAHLFFQLISRRYEKGALILTSNRSFSQWNEIFGDSVIATAILDRILHHSTTVNIKGNSYRLKEKVKAGLIQQPPPNEEPS; encoded by the coding sequence ATGACTCCGCTCGCCCGCATTCAGGAGAACCTGCGGCACCTGAGGCTTCACCGGATCCAGAACCTTCTGGAGAACAGCCTGGAGGAGGCCTCCCGGAACAATCTCTCCTACACGGACTTCCTGGATCAGATGCTGTCCCAGGAGGTCGCCGCCAAGATGGAGAAGAACGTGTCCATGCGCACCACCATGGCCCGGTTCCCCTTCGTCAAGACCCTGGAGAGCTTCGACTTTGCCTTTCAGCCCTCGATCGACAAGAAGAAGATCAAAGAGCTGGCTTCCTGTCGCTTCATCGCCAACGGCGAGAACATCATCCTGCTGGGACCGCCGGGTGTCGGGAAGACCCATCTGGCCGTTGCCCTCGGACTCAAAGCCGTCTCGGAAGGATACCGGACCTACTTCACCCAGGCGACGCCCCTGGTGGCCTCGTTGACCAAGGCCTATGCCGAGAACCGCTTCGAGGAGAAGCTCAAGCTCTACTGCCAGTCCAAGCTCCTGATCATCGACGAGATCGGCTACATCCCCATCGACCGCCACGGTGCCCACCTGTTCTTCCAGCTCATCTCTCGCCGCTATGAGAAAGGGGCCCTGATCCTGACTTCCAACCGGAGTTTCAGTCAGTGGAACGAGATCTTCGGGGATTCTGTCATCGCCACGGCCATCCTGGACCGGATCCTCCATCACTCCACTACCGTCAACATCAAGGGAAACTCCTACCGCCTGAAGGAAAAGGTCAAGGCGGGGCTCATCCAGCAGCCTCCGCCCAACGAGGAACCATCATAA
- the istA gene encoding IS21 family transposase codes for MSIAEVIILPMTASGGDEMIKGDQWHEIHTRHRLHESKKSIARTMGLDVRTVRKILSQKEPVAYTRTNVMSSILNPWKEHIRQRVAAVGYCAQSMYEELQGMGYSGAYEAVKRFVRPLRQEANLEATMRFETPPGRQGQADWGQCWTLLDGKRVRAHLFVLTLSYSRGMFVQAATDEKLPTFIRCHLAAFDHFGGIPHEILYDNPKTVVVSRDFEGRSIRWNAAFWDFARYYGFRPRLHRPYRPQTKGKVESGVKYVKRFLRGKAFASLDHLNESLLNWITTAADQRIHGTTHRKPAELFLEERDLLLDHHGKPPYTIQERVVRQVSRDCMVAFETNRYSVPFRYAGKQVDVQAVDDRIHVYHDGQLVVSHLRCEGSFQNRINKEHYWGLFRRNRLPATPAWHPFRPSPEEEVEIRDMAFYEAVAEGGAR; via the coding sequence ATGAGCATTGCCGAAGTCATAATCCTCCCGATGACGGCATCGGGAGGGGACGAGATGATCAAGGGGGACCAGTGGCACGAGATCCACACGCGGCACAGGCTTCATGAGTCCAAGAAGTCGATTGCCCGGACAATGGGTCTGGACGTGCGGACGGTGAGGAAGATTCTCAGCCAGAAGGAACCGGTTGCCTACACGAGAACGAACGTCATGAGCAGCATCCTGAACCCCTGGAAGGAGCACATTCGGCAGAGGGTCGCCGCCGTCGGGTATTGCGCGCAATCCATGTACGAAGAGCTTCAGGGGATGGGCTACTCCGGCGCCTACGAAGCGGTGAAGCGGTTTGTCCGGCCTCTCCGGCAGGAAGCCAACCTGGAAGCGACGATGCGCTTCGAGACGCCGCCGGGCCGCCAGGGACAGGCAGACTGGGGACAGTGCTGGACGCTCCTGGACGGGAAGCGTGTCAGGGCCCACCTGTTCGTCCTGACCCTGAGCTACAGCCGCGGGATGTTTGTCCAAGCCGCCACGGACGAGAAGCTTCCCACGTTCATCCGCTGTCACCTTGCCGCATTCGATCACTTCGGCGGTATTCCCCACGAGATCCTTTACGACAACCCGAAGACGGTCGTCGTGTCCCGGGATTTCGAAGGCCGCTCCATCCGCTGGAATGCCGCCTTCTGGGATTTTGCCCGGTATTACGGGTTCCGTCCCCGGCTTCATCGGCCCTACCGCCCCCAGACCAAGGGCAAGGTGGAGTCGGGCGTCAAGTACGTCAAACGGTTCCTCAGGGGGAAGGCCTTTGCTTCTCTCGATCACCTCAACGAGTCGCTCCTGAACTGGATTACAACCGCTGCGGATCAACGGATCCACGGGACCACCCACAGGAAACCGGCGGAGTTGTTCCTGGAAGAGCGGGACCTGCTGCTCGACCACCACGGGAAGCCGCCCTACACGATCCAGGAACGGGTCGTCCGGCAGGTTTCCCGGGACTGCATGGTCGCCTTCGAGACGAACCGGTACTCTGTTCCTTTCCGGTATGCCGGCAAGCAGGTGGATGTTCAAGCTGTCGATGACCGGATCCATGTCTATCATGACGGTCAGCTCGTCGTTTCCCATCTCCGCTGCGAAGGCTCCTTTCAGAACCGGATCAACAAGGAACACTACTGGGGCCTCTTCCGGCGAAATCGTTTGCCGGCCACGCCGGCCTGGCACCCCTTCCGTCCTTCTCCAGAAGAAGAGGTGGAGATCCGGGACATGGCCTTCTATGAGGCCGTTGCCGAAGGAGGTGCCCGATGA
- a CDS encoding 3-dehydroquinate synthase family protein: MYIPEYIRITNEPGLLLKKIIDETHANNIIVITDENTNTVCYPKIAPYLPRHIVASVPAGENNKNINNCLRIWHEMTNGGLDRNALTVNLGGGVICDMGGFCATTFKRGVRFINCPTTLLAQVDAGYGGKLGVNYENIKNNIGIFKMPYCVIISSSFLNTLSKRELRSGYAEMMKHALISGVNEWDRLEKTDPTKIPSEELIKQSIMIKSKIVCIDPKEGGYRKALNFGHTIGHVIESILLSDQESMITHGDAIAAGIVAEAYLSYKYIGMEEGLLKSICNYVSRYYPNIHYNNIKKTIFLNLLVQDKKSRGREIRAALVRAPGISITDVPVSKEACWESWKYYQSIYNK, from the coding sequence ATGTACATTCCTGAATACATTAGAATTACAAACGAACCAGGATTATTATTAAAAAAAATAATAGACGAGACACATGCAAATAATATTATTGTTATCACCGATGAAAACACGAATACTGTATGCTATCCGAAAATCGCCCCCTACCTGCCGCGACATATTGTCGCATCAGTTCCCGCCGGAGAAAATAATAAAAATATTAATAACTGTCTAAGAATATGGCATGAAATGACAAATGGCGGTTTAGATCGCAATGCCTTAACAGTCAATCTGGGAGGTGGGGTTATATGCGATATGGGTGGATTTTGTGCGACAACGTTTAAAAGAGGTGTTCGATTTATTAACTGCCCAACAACACTACTTGCACAAGTTGATGCGGGATATGGAGGAAAGTTGGGGGTAAACTATGAAAACATAAAAAACAATATTGGAATATTTAAAATGCCATACTGTGTAATAATATCGTCATCTTTTCTTAATACGTTGTCGAAGCGAGAACTTAGATCTGGATATGCTGAGATGATGAAGCATGCTTTAATTAGCGGTGTTAACGAGTGGGATAGACTAGAAAAGACGGATCCTACAAAAATACCTTCAGAAGAGCTAATTAAGCAGTCAATAATGATAAAAAGCAAAATTGTATGTATTGATCCTAAAGAAGGGGGATATCGTAAAGCACTCAATTTTGGTCATACAATTGGTCATGTTATTGAAAGCATTCTTTTGTCTGACCAAGAAAGCATGATAACCCATGGTGATGCCATTGCAGCTGGTATAGTTGCAGAAGCCTATCTAAGTTATAAATACATCGGCATGGAAGAAGGCCTATTAAAAAGTATTTGTAACTATGTATCACGTTATTATCCGAATATTCATTATAACAACATTAAAAAGACTATATTTTTAAATCTATTAGTGCAAGATAAGAAAAGCAGAGGACGGGAGATCCGAGCCGCTCTTGTAAGAGCCCCAGGAATCAGTATTACAGATGTTCCCGTGTCGAAAGAAGCGTGTTGGGAATCTTGGAAATACTATCAGAGTATTTACAATAAGTGA
- a CDS encoding 3-deoxy-7-phosphoheptulonate synthase class II, which yields MSVPVWSKSSWRSYTARQQPRWPDVHVLEETLETLSRLPAVVFAGETRTLIRQLADAVEGKVFVLQCGDCSEDFDKCNGPVIHNLLRVILQMSIILAYAGEKRIVNIGRISGQYAKPRSSDIEKIGDQEIPVYRGDMVNSREPTLDARTPDPHRLLEGYFRAVATLNLVRAFTRGGYAAIDRANAWHRETWYTFPPNNKYVGLIKGIQKAIKFMSAIGIDSNAPQLNQIILYTSHEGLLLEYEEAMTRIDTTTGNWYDTSAHMLWIGDRTRQLDGAHVEFMRGICNPVGVKIGPNYEIDEIRTIIRILNPNNDPGRLTLITRFGADEIDVLLPPLVRAIRREGFQVLWCCDPMHGNTYVNNHFKKTRKFDDILTEVRKFFHIHHAEGSIAGGVHLELTGEDVSECIGGSRQISDSDLDLNYLTNCDPRLNAEQAVELAFEIADLLNL from the coding sequence ATGAGCGTTCCGGTGTGGAGCAAGTCAAGTTGGCGTTCATATACTGCTAGGCAGCAACCCCGGTGGCCAGATGTGCATGTACTTGAAGAAACGCTTGAAACGCTTTCTCGCCTTCCAGCCGTTGTGTTCGCCGGAGAGACGAGGACATTGATCCGTCAATTAGCTGATGCTGTTGAAGGGAAAGTGTTTGTATTGCAGTGTGGTGATTGCTCAGAGGATTTCGACAAATGTAACGGTCCAGTTATTCATAATCTCCTCAGAGTTATCCTACAGATGTCTATAATATTAGCATATGCTGGTGAAAAAAGGATTGTTAACATTGGCAGAATTTCGGGCCAATATGCAAAGCCTAGATCTTCTGATATAGAAAAAATTGGTGATCAGGAGATACCAGTTTACCGTGGAGATATGGTAAACAGTCGCGAACCCACCCTAGATGCAAGAACCCCAGATCCTCACAGGCTATTAGAAGGCTATTTTAGGGCAGTAGCAACTTTAAATCTAGTCAGGGCGTTCACTCGCGGTGGATATGCGGCGATAGATAGGGCAAATGCATGGCACCGGGAAACCTGGTACACGTTTCCGCCAAATAATAAATATGTCGGTTTGATTAAAGGAATTCAAAAGGCTATTAAATTCATGTCTGCGATTGGAATCGACAGCAATGCCCCTCAGTTGAACCAAATAATTCTTTATACCTCGCATGAAGGTCTTCTGCTTGAATATGAGGAGGCTATGACGCGAATTGATACAACCACCGGTAATTGGTACGACACCAGTGCGCATATGCTCTGGATTGGTGATCGTACGCGTCAATTAGATGGGGCTCATGTAGAGTTTATGCGAGGTATATGTAATCCTGTCGGCGTGAAAATTGGCCCAAACTATGAGATTGACGAAATACGAACGATTATAAGAATACTGAATCCGAACAATGATCCGGGTCGACTCACTCTTATAACCAGATTCGGTGCCGATGAAATTGATGTATTGCTTCCGCCACTTGTTCGTGCAATCAGAAGAGAAGGATTTCAAGTATTGTGGTGCTGTGATCCAATGCATGGTAACACTTACGTTAATAATCATTTTAAAAAAACAAGGAAATTTGATGATATATTAACTGAAGTTCGCAAATTTTTTCATATTCACCACGCAGAAGGGAGCATCGCGGGAGGTGTGCATCTGGAGTTGACGGGTGAAGATGTTTCTGAATGCATTGGTGGAAGTAGGCAAATCAGCGATTCAGATCTGGATCTTAATTATCTAACCAACTGCGACCCTCGGCTTAACGCTGAACAGGCGGTTGAACTCGCATTTGAAATTGCAGATCTTCTAAACCTGTGA
- a CDS encoding lysylphosphatidylglycerol synthase transmembrane domain-containing protein encodes MKRLTLLFSVTILLLCLWYIAENFYWYDIGRIMQNVRSTYFFAGVLSVMIFWLIRSYRWSILLGNLNMKVPAGELYFYNAISLSISTMTPLLSGEAIKVEWLKNDGFINRTVGYSTLLTERTMDLLVVSMIAMLAIYNNYSGNYKYLLIAGCLLIIFIMVVGIVAMMKIRRIRKYYVINTIINSVGSLKSLSIIMLLTIAGWFIIGFGWQITLNSIKIEIGFFETLAMVAVVSIINILSLIPGAIGISEVSISLYLGMAKQMSIVEAQSGALIIRLYGLMIIILGIIHFLFYNITRITKKNEK; translated from the coding sequence ATGAAGAGATTGACACTACTATTTAGTGTAACGATACTGCTATTGTGTCTGTGGTATATCGCAGAAAATTTTTATTGGTACGACATTGGTAGAATTATGCAAAATGTTAGATCAACATATTTTTTTGCTGGTGTGTTATCTGTAATGATATTTTGGCTGATTAGAAGTTATCGTTGGTCAATATTACTGGGAAATCTTAACATGAAAGTACCAGCCGGTGAGTTGTATTTTTATAATGCAATATCATTAAGCATATCAACGATGACACCTTTATTGTCTGGTGAGGCCATTAAGGTTGAATGGTTAAAAAACGATGGATTTATAAACAGAACAGTAGGCTATAGTACTTTATTGACTGAGCGTACAATGGATCTTCTTGTAGTATCGATGATAGCCATGCTGGCTATATATAATAATTATTCTGGTAATTATAAATATTTACTAATTGCGGGATGTCTATTGATTATATTTATCATGGTTGTTGGTATTGTTGCGATGATGAAAATAAGGCGCATCAGAAAGTATTATGTAATTAATACGATTATTAATAGTGTCGGTTCTCTTAAATCTCTATCCATTATTATGTTGTTGACGATCGCAGGTTGGTTCATTATAGGGTTTGGCTGGCAGATAACTCTAAATAGCATTAAAATTGAAATTGGCTTTTTTGAAACATTGGCTATGGTTGCTGTTGTATCAATTATCAACATCTTAAGCTTAATACCAGGGGCCATCGGTATTTCTGAAGTTAGCATTTCTCTATATTTGGGGATGGCAAAACAAATGTCTATAGTTGAAGCTCAATCTGGCGCTTTGATAATCAGGTTATATGGATTAATGATTATTATTCTAGGAATAATTCACTTTCTGTTCTATAATATAACTAGAATCACAAAAAAGAATGAAAAATAA
- a CDS encoding class I SAM-dependent methyltransferase: MTQLTSGWRSLLSLPKVYNLGVGLLGSKKANYEIVYGYIKPKLKMRILDIGCGPASILKYLPQYVEYYGIDIDQRYIDAAREKYGDRAYFYCMPLESIYNKELSGFDLVMGLGVLHHLDDVNASAFFSFAAAAINDRGDALQLIHAKSGTSTSLLGG; encoded by the coding sequence ATGACACAGTTGACATCCGGTTGGCGTTCGTTACTGTCATTGCCTAAGGTTTATAATTTAGGCGTAGGACTACTAGGAAGCAAAAAAGCAAATTATGAGATTGTTTATGGCTATATAAAACCAAAATTAAAGATGCGTATTTTGGACATAGGGTGCGGTCCCGCATCTATTCTAAAGTATTTACCTCAGTATGTTGAATATTATGGCATTGATATCGATCAAAGATATATAGATGCTGCAAGAGAAAAGTATGGAGATAGAGCATATTTTTATTGCATGCCTTTGGAATCCATATACAATAAAGAATTAAGTGGATTTGACTTGGTGATGGGGCTTGGTGTTCTCCATCATCTTGACGATGTAAATGCTTCGGCATTTTTTTCTTTTGCAGCTGCAGCAATAAATGACAGGGGCGATGCCTTACAATTGATCCATGCAAAATCAGGGACCAGCACTTCTTTGCTCGGTGGATGA